From the genome of Bradyrhizobium sp. SZCCHNS1050, one region includes:
- a CDS encoding head-tail connector protein, whose product MLRTIAAPQSDPVTLEEAKAHLRVDFEDDNDLIEGFIAAATMMAQAVVQRRFVMQTLEWPVLSWRRLVDGLPIAPVARGDVIGITYTGLDNVTATLATDQYVVQTKGPTVRIIPPLGVLWPIVNPRAAEPIVIQFKAGEAVDRVAANVKTAIKMIVGHLYENRESVVASARAAAIELPQGAQALLLSETWE is encoded by the coding sequence ATGCTCCGCACCATCGCAGCACCCCAATCCGATCCGGTCACGCTCGAGGAAGCGAAGGCGCATCTGCGCGTCGACTTCGAGGATGACAATGACCTGATCGAGGGCTTCATCGCAGCCGCGACCATGATGGCGCAAGCGGTGGTGCAGCGGCGCTTTGTGATGCAGACGCTGGAATGGCCAGTGCTGTCCTGGCGCCGCCTGGTCGACGGCCTGCCGATCGCGCCGGTTGCCAGGGGCGATGTCATCGGCATCACCTACACCGGCCTCGACAATGTCACGGCGACGCTCGCGACCGATCAGTACGTCGTGCAGACCAAGGGGCCGACGGTCCGGATCATTCCGCCGCTCGGCGTTCTCTGGCCGATTGTCAATCCGCGCGCGGCAGAGCCGATCGTCATCCAGTTCAAGGCCGGCGAGGCCGTCGACAGGGTCGCGGCCAACGTCAAGACCGCCATCAAGATGATCGTTGGCCATCTCTACGAAAACCGCGAAAGCGTCGTCGCCTCCGCCCGTGCAGCCGCAATCGAGCTGCCGCAAGGCGCGCAGGCGCTGCTGTTGAGCGAGACCTGGGAGTAG
- a CDS encoding MT-A70 family methyltransferase — protein sequence MTFAFHPYAELFPLIEGADFYDLAEDIRINGLKDRIILIGQGEAAVQILDGRNRYRALVWIMSTGEGVGPGWSHAGVHEGDKLQAADILDVGNCFLFRQFAQAVDGDPLDFVLSRNLHRRQMSADERRMVGARLVTLRQGRPEQTSQSANISREQAAKITQADVAGIDRARSVIAHAAPEIVEAASRGKISVAAAAEIAAQPIERQAQIVASLPRDAEGKLTADAKKMLAPVIKEIRRDKIAAKKERREEREAEFGRKIQALPDKMFGVAIEDFEWDHETWSAATGTERHPSMHYETAAEARTPEEIVARCAERFACLADDCILFKWTTIPHLSVAIKVMELQGFTYVTHLVWDKRRMGEARGMGYWFTGEHEIVLVGVRGKVVPPATAHFRSVFTEPVGAHSEKPDNIHRMIEFHWPNVPKVEFNARSRRPGWEAWGFDAPDENVQFADSGESLRAADLPAPPALPLASEDGIVEPAPVDQDNGAETAVPPAGRPGPGFPDLEIPPFLRRTSSAIAVEQAEMDLARSDRLPGEVVDGHLQTRLPLTSDELELQAALRAIDAGEAIDGGMVRHLIGAGFAHATTKRIMVTDDGRAFLAQLVRPALAPTAELRP from the coding sequence ATGACCTTTGCTTTTCATCCCTATGCCGAGCTGTTTCCGCTGATCGAGGGCGCGGACTTCTACGATCTGGCCGAGGACATCCGCATCAACGGCCTGAAAGACCGGATCATCCTGATCGGGCAGGGCGAGGCCGCCGTGCAGATCCTCGACGGCCGCAACCGCTACCGCGCGCTCGTCTGGATCATGTCGACGGGCGAGGGTGTGGGTCCCGGTTGGTCCCATGCGGGGGTGCATGAGGGCGACAAGCTACAGGCCGCCGATATTCTCGATGTCGGCAATTGCTTCCTGTTCCGGCAATTCGCGCAGGCGGTCGACGGCGACCCTCTCGATTTCGTGCTATCGCGCAACCTGCATCGGCGCCAGATGTCCGCCGACGAGCGGCGCATGGTCGGCGCGCGGCTGGTCACGCTGAGGCAGGGGCGCCCCGAACAAACTTCGCAATCTGCGAACATTAGCCGCGAGCAGGCGGCCAAGATCACGCAGGCTGACGTTGCCGGCATCGACCGCGCCAGGTCGGTCATTGCGCATGCCGCGCCGGAGATCGTCGAGGCGGCCAGCCGCGGCAAGATCTCGGTTGCTGCTGCAGCCGAGATCGCAGCCCAGCCGATCGAGCGCCAGGCCCAGATCGTGGCTTCGCTGCCGCGCGACGCCGAGGGGAAGCTGACCGCCGATGCCAAGAAGATGCTGGCGCCGGTCATCAAGGAAATCCGCAGGGACAAGATCGCGGCGAAGAAGGAACGGCGCGAGGAGCGCGAGGCGGAGTTCGGTCGCAAGATCCAGGCGCTGCCCGACAAAATGTTCGGCGTCGCGATCGAGGATTTCGAATGGGACCATGAGACATGGTCTGCCGCGACCGGCACCGAGCGGCATCCGTCGATGCACTATGAGACGGCCGCGGAGGCGCGAACGCCTGAGGAAATTGTAGCGCGTTGTGCCGAGCGGTTCGCTTGCCTCGCCGACGACTGCATCCTGTTCAAGTGGACGACGATTCCGCACCTCTCGGTCGCCATCAAGGTGATGGAGCTGCAGGGCTTCACCTACGTCACGCATCTGGTCTGGGACAAGCGGCGGATGGGTGAGGCGCGCGGGATGGGCTACTGGTTCACCGGCGAGCATGAGATCGTGCTGGTCGGTGTGCGTGGCAAGGTCGTGCCTCCGGCGACGGCGCATTTCCGCAGCGTGTTCACCGAGCCGGTCGGCGCGCATAGCGAGAAGCCGGACAACATTCACAGGATGATCGAATTCCACTGGCCCAACGTGCCGAAGGTGGAATTCAACGCGCGTAGTCGCCGGCCTGGCTGGGAAGCCTGGGGCTTTGATGCGCCCGACGAAAACGTTCAGTTTGCGGACAGCGGCGAGTCACTGCGTGCTGCAGATCTGCCAGCCCCGCCCGCGCTACCTCTAGCGTCGGAGGATGGGATAGTCGAACCGGCTCCAGTCGACCAGGACAACGGAGCCGAAACCGCCGTTCCGCCGGCGGGCAGACCTGGCCCTGGCTTTCCTGATCTCGAGATCCCGCCGTTCCTGCGCCGGACGTCGTCAGCGATTGCGGTTGAGCAAGCCGAGATGGATCTTGCGCGCAGCGACCGGTTGCCCGGCGAGGTCGTCGACGGGCATCTGCAGACGCGGCTGCCGCTGACGTCGGATGAGCTGGAGTTGCAGGCGGCGCTGCGCGCGATCGACGCGGGCGAGGCGATCGACGGCGGGATGGTGCGGCACCTGATCGGCGCCGGCTTCGCGCATGCGACGACGAAGCGGATCATGGTGACCGACGACGGCCGCGCTTTCCTCGCGCAGCTCGTGCGTCCCGCGCTCGCGCCAACTGCTGAGTTGCGGCCATGA
- a CDS encoding phage major capsid protein: protein MKDLKKLRASRAEKAKLGKGKLDRLNVLLDKSDLTEAEQAELTRLEGEVDALETEVNQLDAEIAAEEKKAQRARLFGAQAAGGPALATFVNDSDPARTGGFKCVQEFAVAVRNWQVSGIADPRLTGAASGYQQNQGSSGEGILVPTEWREQIWALVFADNDLLGFCNPEPTQGNTVGIVKDETTPWGAAGVQAAWRSEGTQMIASKAALTPTILQLHELYAFVLATNEVLDDAPRLQNRITVQAARAIRWKLFEAVCFGDGNGKPLGFMKSPALVTVAAEGGQTAGTIVTLNILKMMARLFEMPGGNPMWLANRDTIPQLGTMTIGNNAAYLPINQALTGSPFKNILAGDPLMFNEHCQTVGTTGDIVLADLSGYALATKQGGGIDFAASIHLFFDQNLTAFRWIIRAGGQPYLSAPVGPAKGANTKSHFVALASR, encoded by the coding sequence ATGAAGGATCTCAAGAAACTGCGCGCGTCGCGTGCCGAGAAGGCAAAGCTCGGTAAAGGCAAGCTCGATCGCCTCAATGTGCTGCTCGACAAGTCGGACCTGACCGAGGCCGAGCAGGCCGAATTGACCAGGCTCGAGGGCGAGGTGGACGCGCTCGAAACCGAGGTCAATCAGCTCGATGCCGAGATTGCGGCCGAGGAAAAGAAGGCGCAGCGCGCGCGCCTGTTCGGTGCCCAGGCGGCCGGCGGACCTGCGCTCGCGACCTTCGTCAACGACAGCGATCCGGCGCGAACCGGTGGGTTCAAGTGCGTGCAGGAGTTCGCCGTTGCCGTGCGTAATTGGCAGGTTTCCGGCATCGCAGATCCACGCCTCACCGGCGCGGCGTCCGGCTATCAGCAGAACCAGGGGTCGTCGGGCGAAGGCATTCTGGTCCCGACCGAATGGCGGGAGCAGATCTGGGCGCTGGTGTTTGCCGACAACGACCTGCTCGGTTTCTGCAATCCGGAGCCGACGCAGGGCAACACGGTCGGCATCGTCAAGGATGAGACCACGCCCTGGGGCGCGGCCGGTGTCCAGGCGGCCTGGCGCTCGGAAGGCACCCAGATGATCGCCAGCAAGGCAGCGCTGACGCCCACCATCCTGCAGCTGCACGAGCTGTATGCGTTCGTGCTCGCGACGAACGAGGTGCTCGACGATGCGCCGCGGTTGCAGAACCGCATCACCGTGCAGGCCGCGCGCGCGATCCGTTGGAAGCTGTTCGAAGCCGTGTGCTTTGGCGACGGCAACGGCAAGCCGCTCGGCTTCATGAAGTCTCCAGCGTTGGTAACGGTGGCTGCCGAGGGTGGGCAGACCGCCGGCACGATCGTGACCCTCAACATCCTCAAGATGATGGCGCGGCTGTTCGAAATGCCCGGCGGCAACCCGATGTGGCTCGCCAACCGCGACACCATTCCGCAGCTCGGCACCATGACGATCGGCAACAATGCGGCCTATCTGCCGATCAACCAGGCGCTGACTGGCTCGCCGTTCAAGAACATCCTGGCCGGCGATCCGCTGATGTTCAACGAGCACTGCCAGACCGTCGGCACGACCGGTGATATCGTGCTGGCTGATCTCTCAGGCTATGCGCTGGCGACCAAGCAGGGCGGCGGCATCGACTTCGCGGCCTCGATCCACCTGTTCTTCGACCAGAACCTGACCGCGTTCCGCTGGATCATCCGCGCCGGCGGCCAACCCTATCTGTCGGCTCCGGTCGGCCCTGCGAAGGGCGCCAATACCAAGTCACACTTTGTGGCACTCGCCAGCCGCTAA
- a CDS encoding acyltransferase — protein MKSFLPALTGLRFVAAFSVIISHSLLWVFRSDDHGPIFSFFSSLSALGMTLFFVLSGFVIHHNYSDIVGTKSGLRKFFVARFARLYPLYFLALATELVIRRPPVDDLIALPFYLTLTQTWLYLPILGKPLASQFGSMTSVSWSISTEVFFYLSFPALCLVLPRRLVPSIISFCALALAAVIIAGLYRAQLETFGLDTWGDLGGVWLTGFYRWLLYFSPYSRILEFILGVLVSALVQRTPKPITKMQALYLSVVAIAGTIALQWEMFEVHGSPWPLLVLHLNFGFAPFVAIMIFVCAKNQNALTRLLSVRPIVLLGEASYSMYLTHPIIVGVVQPHLKKHGAAELIQMLGCLAAIAGVSLLSWRLIEMPARRIIRRMLDDPYNASSRDRGLNHVSNSRGRVAHLPTERPVPAAQDRP, from the coding sequence ATGAAATCGTTCTTGCCTGCGTTGACGGGACTGCGGTTTGTCGCCGCGTTCTCGGTGATCATTAGCCATTCATTGCTGTGGGTTTTCCGGTCGGATGATCACGGGCCGATATTCTCGTTTTTTTCGAGCCTCTCAGCTTTAGGCATGACGCTGTTCTTCGTCCTAAGTGGCTTCGTGATCCACCACAATTACTCCGACATCGTTGGCACCAAGTCCGGCCTACGCAAGTTCTTCGTTGCGCGCTTTGCTAGGCTCTATCCGCTGTACTTTTTGGCACTCGCTACGGAGTTGGTCATTCGGCGCCCACCAGTCGATGACCTGATTGCGCTTCCCTTCTACCTGACCTTGACCCAGACTTGGCTTTATTTGCCAATCCTCGGCAAGCCTCTAGCATCTCAGTTTGGAAGCATGACTAGTGTGTCATGGTCCATCAGCACAGAAGTGTTTTTCTACTTGTCATTCCCGGCGCTGTGTCTCGTCCTACCAAGGCGACTTGTGCCCAGCATCATCTCGTTCTGCGCGCTCGCATTAGCGGCAGTGATCATCGCCGGACTATATCGCGCTCAACTCGAGACCTTCGGGCTTGATACCTGGGGCGATCTCGGTGGGGTCTGGCTCACCGGGTTCTACCGCTGGCTCCTCTACTTTTCACCCTACTCTCGCATTCTTGAGTTCATCTTGGGCGTGCTGGTGTCTGCTCTTGTTCAGCGCACACCTAAGCCGATCACCAAAATGCAAGCACTTTACTTGTCCGTAGTTGCAATCGCGGGGACCATCGCCCTCCAATGGGAGATGTTTGAAGTGCACGGATCTCCATGGCCCCTGCTGGTACTTCATCTGAATTTCGGGTTCGCGCCGTTCGTGGCCATTATGATATTCGTCTGTGCAAAAAATCAAAACGCCCTTACCCGGCTACTTTCAGTTCGGCCAATTGTTCTGCTCGGAGAGGCGAGCTATTCGATGTATCTTACCCACCCGATTATCGTCGGTGTCGTGCAGCCGCATCTCAAGAAGCATGGTGCAGCCGAGCTGATCCAGATGTTGGGCTGTCTGGCTGCGATCGCGGGAGTTTCGCTCCTGTCTTGGCGGTTGATTGAAATGCCCGCGCGGCGCATCATCAGGCGAATGCTTGATGATCCGTACAATGCGAGTAGTAGGGATCGCGGGCTGAACCACGTTTCGAACTCCCGCGGCCGTGTGGCACACCTACCCACGGAGCGACCGGTTCCCGCAGCACAGGACCGGCCTTAA
- a CDS encoding transcription termination/antitermination protein NusG: MNMGYQIGDFAGYVDLAKLHAPAAAPVPQCWYILRTHPNCEAKVMKAFRLRNISAYLPVMTVSKEFRRMRRGFEWIERRDVVSPLILGAVLIPDFEERWQCWHGVDGAMGLLRFGDWTPRLTPKLFEDIRKIEDIANTPKSKRARAFEVGQLVRVLNGPFCYFSARVERIDSRGRLSVGVEIFGRITPIDIDEGDIEAVEA, translated from the coding sequence ATGAACATGGGTTATCAGATTGGGGACTTCGCGGGCTACGTCGACCTCGCCAAGCTCCATGCGCCGGCGGCGGCGCCAGTGCCGCAATGCTGGTACATCTTGCGCACGCATCCGAACTGCGAGGCGAAGGTGATGAAGGCCTTCCGGCTGCGCAACATCAGCGCGTATCTGCCTGTGATGACTGTGTCGAAGGAATTCCGGCGCATGCGCAGAGGGTTCGAATGGATCGAACGTCGCGATGTCGTGTCGCCCTTGATCCTCGGCGCCGTGCTGATTCCGGACTTTGAGGAACGCTGGCAGTGCTGGCATGGTGTCGACGGGGCGATGGGGCTGCTGCGGTTTGGCGACTGGACGCCGCGTCTCACGCCCAAGCTGTTCGAGGACATCAGGAAAATCGAAGACATCGCCAACACGCCGAAGAGCAAGCGGGCGCGCGCATTCGAGGTCGGCCAGTTGGTCCGGGTGCTCAACGGACCGTTCTGCTACTTCAGCGCTCGCGTCGAGAGAATTGACTCAAGGGGCCGACTCAGTGTCGGTGTCGAGATATTCGGGCGCATCACTCCGATCGATATCGACGAGGGTGACATCGAAGCGGTTGAAGCTTAG
- a CDS encoding DUF3168 domain-containing protein, producing the protein MTTMVDPTLAVQVAVVRVLRSAATAAGSRIFCPVPMGAEFPYVSIGQIQVINERFEGLEGALIHLTLHAWSRSESRVEARTLAAQIVAALDGAEGVLTGPDLQLNSCMFENALHLDDPDGKTAHAVLTFQLLTD; encoded by the coding sequence ATGACGACGATGGTCGATCCGACGCTCGCGGTCCAGGTGGCCGTCGTGCGTGTGCTGCGCAGCGCTGCGACCGCGGCCGGCAGCCGCATCTTCTGCCCGGTGCCGATGGGGGCGGAGTTTCCCTATGTCTCGATCGGGCAGATCCAGGTCATCAATGAGCGTTTCGAGGGCCTCGAGGGCGCACTGATCCATCTCACGCTGCACGCCTGGTCGCGCAGCGAAAGCCGCGTCGAGGCCCGGACCCTGGCGGCGCAGATCGTCGCCGCGCTCGACGGCGCCGAAGGTGTGCTGACGGGGCCGGATCTCCAGCTCAACAGCTGCATGTTCGAAAACGCGCTCCATCTCGACGATCCCGACGGCAAGACCGCTCATGCGGTCCTGACGTTTCAACTGCTCACCGACTGA
- a CDS encoding phage portal protein, with product MGILSGLGWALRGMANAVDGAMDHRDVWGENGWGGGYPSIAGVIVNDERVSQLAAVQSVRQGLSSAMSSLPVSVFRKGANGAREALPQHPISRLLGCRPNSRQTPAEFIGELAWHVSYYRNGYCRIIPGDPGGDDYAAGALEILHPRRFAKLERGADGHLYYTFNPPRTIVQGAQLATETYRDDEIWHIRGNPLQEEGLLGEPIWATARQVFARAIAVHEYGDIWFANNGQSGGLIKHPGTFKDKADRDQFLDNWRAMGTGRNRHRDRLLTHGVDYTPIKVTNAEAQLLETEKASDIDVFGLWSYPPHLAGRLDRATFSNIEQQSLNFVVYCLAPLAIALEQGAERDFLGGQDAELFIEFNFAGLLRGDLLNRYRAYLIARQGEWLSANDIRRFENMSPRADEGGDDYTNPQTKSGAAGGNDGLGSDGDGSDGEQPGKKD from the coding sequence GTGGGGATTTTGTCCGGACTCGGATGGGCGCTGCGCGGCATGGCCAATGCCGTCGATGGCGCGATGGACCATCGCGACGTCTGGGGTGAGAACGGGTGGGGCGGCGGCTACCCGTCGATTGCCGGTGTCATCGTCAATGACGAGCGCGTGTCGCAGCTCGCGGCCGTGCAATCCGTGAGGCAAGGATTGTCCTCGGCGATGTCATCGCTGCCAGTGTCGGTATTCCGCAAGGGCGCGAATGGCGCGCGCGAGGCACTTCCGCAACATCCGATCTCCAGGCTGCTCGGTTGCCGGCCGAATAGCCGGCAAACTCCGGCCGAATTCATCGGTGAGCTGGCCTGGCATGTGTCCTACTACCGCAACGGCTATTGCCGCATCATTCCCGGCGATCCCGGCGGCGACGACTATGCAGCCGGCGCGCTGGAGATCCTGCATCCGCGCCGTTTTGCCAAACTGGAACGCGGAGCCGATGGGCACCTCTACTACACGTTCAATCCGCCGCGCACCATCGTGCAGGGCGCCCAGCTTGCGACCGAGACCTATCGCGACGACGAGATCTGGCACATCAGAGGCAATCCGCTGCAGGAGGAAGGACTGCTCGGTGAACCGATCTGGGCAACGGCCAGGCAGGTGTTCGCTCGCGCCATCGCGGTGCACGAGTATGGCGACATCTGGTTCGCCAACAATGGTCAGTCGGGCGGGCTGATCAAGCACCCCGGCACCTTCAAGGACAAGGCCGACCGCGACCAGTTCCTCGACAACTGGCGCGCGATGGGCACCGGCCGTAACCGGCATCGCGACCGGCTGCTGACCCATGGCGTCGATTACACGCCGATCAAGGTCACCAATGCCGAGGCGCAGCTGCTCGAGACCGAGAAGGCCAGCGACATCGACGTGTTCGGGCTGTGGTCCTATCCGCCGCATCTTGCCGGCCGCCTCGATCGCGCGACCTTCTCGAACATTGAGCAGCAGTCGCTCAATTTTGTCGTCTATTGCCTGGCACCGCTCGCCATTGCGCTCGAACAGGGTGCCGAGCGCGATTTTCTCGGCGGGCAGGATGCCGAACTGTTCATCGAATTCAACTTCGCCGGACTGCTGCGCGGCGACCTGCTGAATCGCTATCGCGCCTATCTGATCGCCCGTCAGGGCGAATGGTTGTCGGCCAACGACATCAGGCGTTTCGAGAATATGTCGCCGCGTGCCGATGAAGGCGGTGACGACTACACCAATCCGCAGACCAAGAGCGGCGCGGCCGGCGGCAACGACGGGCTCGGCAGCGACGGCGATGGCTCCGACGGCGAGCAGCCCGGAAAGAAGGATTGA
- a CDS encoding S49 family peptidase encodes MAKDKHLQKVIAQISAIDPVVALDLEALTGCLARAIAREEQRAAAAASVPTQPSKIALISISGPLTPRGSWYGSSLAQIATQVSRAAADSDVAGIILDVDSPGGTVAGTAEAAAAVAEAAQKKPCVACVNTLAASAAYWIASQASEIVMMPSADVGSIGAMVMHVDYSKALEEAGITVTMIRSEQSPKKNEAHPFGPLSDEARANLQSRVNDAGAEFIRAVASGRRVTQAKVKEDFGQGRMFGARDAVARGMADRVATLDQVIGGMVARMPARSASRRRSALAFD; translated from the coding sequence ATGGCCAAGGACAAGCACTTGCAGAAGGTCATTGCGCAGATCTCGGCGATCGACCCGGTCGTGGCGCTCGACCTGGAGGCGCTCACTGGCTGTCTCGCGCGGGCCATTGCCCGTGAGGAGCAGCGCGCGGCTGCCGCGGCGAGCGTACCGACACAGCCGAGCAAGATCGCGTTGATTTCCATCTCCGGTCCGCTGACCCCGCGCGGCAGCTGGTACGGCTCCTCGCTGGCGCAGATTGCGACGCAGGTCTCGCGCGCCGCCGCCGATTCCGACGTCGCGGGCATTATCCTCGACGTCGACAGCCCGGGCGGCACGGTCGCCGGTACGGCGGAGGCGGCCGCAGCGGTCGCCGAAGCCGCGCAGAAAAAGCCGTGCGTCGCCTGCGTCAACACGCTGGCGGCCTCGGCGGCCTATTGGATCGCCTCGCAAGCCTCCGAGATCGTGATGATGCCTTCGGCCGACGTCGGTTCGATCGGCGCAATGGTGATGCATGTTGACTACTCCAAGGCGCTGGAGGAGGCCGGCATCACGGTGACGATGATCCGGTCGGAGCAATCCCCGAAGAAAAACGAGGCTCATCCGTTCGGACCGTTGTCGGACGAGGCGCGGGCCAATCTGCAGTCACGCGTCAACGATGCCGGCGCCGAGTTTATCCGCGCGGTCGCATCGGGACGCCGGGTGACGCAGGCCAAGGTGAAGGAAGATTTCGGCCAGGGCCGCATGTTCGGCGCGCGCGATGCCGTGGCGCGGGGCATGGCCGATCGTGTCGCCACGCTCGACCAAGTCATCGGCGGCATGGTTGCGCGGATGCCGGCGCGGTCCGCGTCGCGGCGCCGGTCGGCGCTGGCGTTCGATTAG
- a CDS encoding terminase TerL endonuclease subunit, with protein MWDTSCPDWEDRIRDGRSLVPDLPLFADEADMGLAFFDELRLPDVNGTPRLGDAAGQWFRDLVRAVFGSWDPVNRVRMIRDFFALVPKGSSKTTYSAALMIVAMLMNGRPRGTALFLGETQAVADRAYEQAVGMIEESPDLRRRFKPRDYDKTIEDLVTKSEIMIASFDLKILTGAMALIFVLLDELHLLGKRAHTSRVLRQIRGGLDKTEEGVLVITTTQSDEAPAGAFKSELKFVRNVRDGLYRGKIIRPTLPLLYELPRDIATLTREERKHGVVPRWMDPAVWPMVMPNINRPITVASMMADFASEREKGQDAVSVWASQHLNIEIGTGTNDDGWSGADLWDAQADETLDLEALLARCEVVTIGVDGGGRDDLLGLAVMGREKITRRWLSWCCGWADPIVLERRKDIAAFLDDFVKEGSFKILEAAAALADLTSIVARINASGLLPQKNAVGIDPNRAAALFEALFAGNVTDDMIRRLLQGPALAPAVYGLDLKLADATYVHADQALMTWVVGNAKVEQRGNADMITKQVAGRAKIDPLIALLQATILMSWNPSAGLLVTGSDIAEMV; from the coding sequence ATGTGGGACACCTCCTGCCCGGACTGGGAAGATCGCATCCGCGACGGGCGCTCGTTGGTGCCGGATCTGCCGCTGTTTGCCGACGAGGCGGATATGGGGCTGGCGTTCTTCGACGAGCTGCGGCTGCCGGACGTGAACGGCACGCCGCGGCTCGGAGATGCGGCGGGGCAGTGGTTCCGCGACCTGGTCCGGGCCGTGTTCGGCTCCTGGGACCCGGTCAACCGGGTCCGCATGATCCGCGATTTCTTCGCGCTCGTGCCCAAGGGCTCGTCGAAAACGACCTATTCAGCGGCGCTGATGATCGTCGCGATGCTCATGAACGGCCGGCCGCGCGGCACCGCGCTGTTTCTCGGCGAGACGCAGGCCGTCGCCGATCGCGCCTATGAGCAGGCGGTCGGCATGATCGAGGAGTCGCCGGACCTGCGGCGCCGCTTCAAGCCGCGGGACTACGACAAGACGATCGAGGATCTCGTGACGAAATCCGAGATCATGATCGCGAGCTTCGATCTCAAGATCCTGACCGGCGCGATGGCGCTGATCTTCGTGCTGCTCGACGAGCTGCATCTGCTCGGCAAGCGCGCCCATACCTCGCGCGTGCTGCGCCAGATACGGGGCGGCCTCGACAAGACAGAGGAAGGCGTGCTGGTCATCACCACGACTCAGAGCGACGAGGCGCCAGCCGGCGCGTTCAAGAGCGAGCTGAAATTCGTTCGGAACGTCCGCGACGGTCTTTATCGAGGCAAAATCATCCGTCCGACACTGCCGCTGCTCTACGAGCTGCCCCGCGACATCGCGACATTGACGCGCGAGGAGCGCAAGCACGGTGTCGTGCCGCGCTGGATGGACCCTGCCGTCTGGCCGATGGTCATGCCGAACATCAATCGCCCGATCACGGTCGCTTCGATGATGGCCGATTTCGCCAGCGAGCGCGAAAAGGGCCAGGATGCCGTCAGCGTCTGGGCGTCGCAGCATCTCAACATTGAGATCGGCACCGGCACGAATGACGACGGCTGGAGCGGCGCCGATCTCTGGGACGCGCAGGCTGACGAGACGCTCGACCTCGAGGCGCTGCTCGCCCGCTGCGAGGTGGTCACGATCGGTGTCGACGGCGGTGGCCGCGACGACCTGCTCGGCCTAGCCGTCATGGGCCGCGAGAAGATCACGCGCCGCTGGCTATCATGGTGCTGCGGCTGGGCGGACCCGATCGTGCTCGAGCGGCGCAAGGATATCGCGGCCTTCCTCGACGACTTCGTGAAGGAAGGATCATTCAAGATCCTGGAAGCCGCCGCCGCGCTGGCCGATCTGACCTCGATCGTCGCCCGCATCAATGCGTCGGGCCTGCTGCCGCAGAAGAACGCGGTTGGCATCGACCCGAACCGCGCCGCGGCGCTGTTCGAAGCACTGTTCGCTGGCAACGTCACCGACGACATGATCCGCCGGCTGCTGCAGGGCCCGGCGCTGGCGCCGGCGGTCTATGGCCTCGATCTGAAGCTCGCCGACGCGACCTATGTCCACGCCGACCAGGCGCTCATGACCTGGGTCGTCGGCAACGCCAAGGTCGAGCAGCGCGGCAACGCCGACATGATCACCAAGCAGGTCGCCGGCCGCGCCAAGATTGATCCGCTGATCGCGCTGCTGCAGGCCACGATCCTGATGAGCTGGAATCCTTCGGCTGGTCTGCTGGTGACCGGCTCCGACATCGCGGAGATGGTGTAG
- a CDS encoding HNH endonuclease: MPPQPPWKSWYKTARWQRLRLQTFLRDLYTCQCGCGQIEGKTSLLVCDHKIPHRGDERLFWDETNLQTLLKSCHDSRKQQAEQSSLHTRGIWH; this comes from the coding sequence ATGCCTCCGCAGCCGCCCTGGAAGTCCTGGTACAAGACCGCGCGCTGGCAGCGCCTACGCCTGCAGACGTTCCTGCGCGATCTCTACACCTGCCAATGCGGCTGCGGCCAAATCGAGGGCAAAACCTCGCTCCTCGTGTGCGACCACAAGATCCCTCACCGTGGTGACGAGCGCCTGTTCTGGGATGAGACCAACCTGCAGACCCTGCTGAAGTCCTGCCACGACAGCCGCAAGCAGCAGGCCGAGCAGTCATCCCTCCACACCCGCGGCATCTGGCATTAA
- a CDS encoding head-tail adaptor protein, whose product MSGGALRYLLAFDRRRAVDDGAGAVESEFVEQFRIQAELQPRFAGEAVQQARLQGQSTFTVVVRSCRDTRAVGTDWRARDVRSAADPDAQTVFAITSGPIDVEGKNRYLEFLMQTGKAP is encoded by the coding sequence ATGTCCGGCGGTGCGCTGCGCTATCTCCTGGCTTTCGACCGCCGCCGCGCCGTCGACGATGGGGCCGGCGCGGTCGAAAGCGAGTTCGTCGAGCAATTCCGGATCCAGGCCGAGCTGCAGCCGCGCTTTGCCGGCGAGGCCGTGCAGCAGGCGCGGCTGCAGGGGCAGTCGACCTTCACCGTGGTGGTGCGCTCCTGCCGCGACACGCGCGCCGTCGGCACCGATTGGCGCGCCCGCGATGTCCGCAGCGCCGCCGATCCCGATGCGCAGACTGTGTTCGCGATCACGTCCGGCCCGATCGATGTCGAGGGCAAGAACCGCTATCTGGAATTCCTGATGCAGACCGGCAAGGCGCCATGA